GGCAGGATCCGCACTGTCGACGCACCTCCCCTAAGCAGGACGCGGTCGACGTGGTACTGACGGTTGAGCACCACGCACTCGACAATGTCGCCCAGCGCCAGCGTCGTGTCGACGAAAGGGACGCTGGCAACCACAAACTTGTTTCCTCCCAACTGGTGAGCTGCAAGCTGCTCGTTTTCGATGCCAGGTACGGCCACACGAGTAATGATCGTCGTTGTCGGCTGCATGCCACGTACCTTAGTCCGTGGATCATCTTCAAGGGAAGAAAATGACCCACGACACCTCCCGGCTTTGCCTTAAGCGGCATCAACAGTCAACGACTGCCCACCTTCTGCCACATCCACGAAAACGGTATCACCGTCGCGGACGTAGCCAGCCAACAGCTCCTTGGCCAGACGATCACCGATAGCCTGCTGGATCAGACGGCGCAGCGGGCGGGCACCATAAGCTGGGTCGTAGCCACGCTCACCCAACCAGGATTTTGCCGCGTCAGACACCTGCAGCGTCAGCCTCCGGCCAGAAAGCCGCTGCGCGAGCTGGCGAAGCTGAATATCCACGATCCCCACAAGCTGTTGACTGCTCAGCGGCTCAAAGACCACCACGTCGTCCAATCGGTTAATGAACTCCGGCTTGAAGTGGGCCCTGACCGCATCCATAATCTGCTCACGGCTACCGCCGGCTCCCAGGTTGGAGGTCAAGATGACAACCGTGTTGCGGAAGTCAACAGTGCGTCCCTGACCGTCGGTAAGCCTGCCCTCATCGAGCACCTGCAACAAGACATCGAAGACATCTTGGTGGGCCTTTTCCACCTCGTCGAAAAGAATCAGCGAATACGGGCGACGGCGCACAGCTTCCGTGAGTTGGCCGCCGGAATCATAACCGACGTATCCCGGAGGGGCACCGACCAGGCGCGCCACCGAATGCTTCTCGCCGTACTCAGACATGTCGATGCGTATCATCGCCGCTTCGTCATCAAAGAGGAACTCGGACAGGGCCTTCGCCAACTCGGTCTTACCCACGCCCGTGGGCCCGAGGAAAAGAAAAGAACCAATCGGACGGTTCGGGTCAGCCACGCCCGCACGGGAACGACGTACCGCATCAGAGACCGCGGTGACCGCCTCATGCTGGCCGATGACACGATTGCCCAACACGGCCTCCATGTTGAGCAGCTTTTCCGTCTCACCCTGCATCATCTTGCCCGCCGGGATACCCGTCCAGCTAGAAACCACCTCCGCAATGACATCCGGGGTGACTTCCTCAGTCAACATAGTGCGGTTATTCGCCTCAGCCTGCGACTCCGCCTGCGCTACCTCCTGCTCCAACTCGGGAATACGGCCGTAGCGCAACTCGGACACCTTCGCGTAATCTCCCTCACGCTCCGCGATCTCGGACTCGTTACGCAGCTTTTCCAGCTCCTCCTTGGCCTGCTGGACGCGGTCAATTTCGGACTTCTCGTTCGCCCAGCGTGCCTTCATCTCACCGAGGGCCTCCCGCTGGTCCGCCAGCTCCTGGCGCAAAACCTGCAAACGCTCCAGAGAAGCTGCATCCGATTCCTTCTGCAAAGCGATCTCCTCAATCTCCAAACGTCGAACGACGCGCTCAAGCTCGTCGATCTCCTGCGGAGAAGAATCAATCTCCATACGCAAGCGAGAGCCGGCTTCGTCGACAAGATCGATCGCCTTGTCCGGAAGGAAACGGTTCGTGATGTAGCGGTTCGACAACTCAGACGCCGCCACCAAGGCAGAGTCCTGGATGCGCACGCCGTGATGTACCTCGTAGCGCTCCTTCAAGCCGCGCAGGATGCCAATGGTGTCCTCCACCGTCGGCTCACCCACATACACCTGTTGGAAACGGCGCTCCAAGGCGGCGTCCTTCTCGATGTACTGCCGGTACTCATCAAGCGTGGTTGCACCCACCAGCCGCAGCTCCCCACGGGCAAGCATGGGTTTGATCATGTTGCCCGCATCCATCGCACCATCGCCCGAGGCGCCAGCGCCCACGATCGTGTGCAATTCGTCGATGAAGGTGATGATCTGGCCATTAGACGACTTAATTTCATCGAGAACCGCCTTGAGACGCTCCTCGAACTCTCCGCGGAACTTCGCACCCGCAACCATCGAGCCTAAATCCAGGGAAATCAACGTCTTGCCTTTCAGCGACTCCGGCACATCACCAGCCACGATACGGCGGGCAAGGCCCTCAACAATCGCGGTCTTTCCCACACCCGGCTCACCAATCAAAACCGGGTTGTTTTTCGTGCGACGGCTCAGCACCTGCACCACCCGGCGAATCTCCGAATCACGGCCGATCACCGGGTCGATCTTGCCCTCGCGGGCGCGCGCCGTGAGATCAGTGGAGTACTTTTCCAACGCCTGGAACTGATCTTCTGGGTCCTGCGACGTCACCTTCTTATTGCCGCGCACCGACGGGAAAGCTCCTTTGAGCACGTCGTATGTCGCGCCGCGCTTCTTTAAAAGCTCCGCAGCTTGGTCGTTGCCGCGGGCGATGCCGGCCAATAAAACCTCGGTGGAAACATATTCATCGCCCAGTTCGCCAGCTAGCTCCTGAGCGGTATTTATCGCGTTGAGGGCGTCACGGTTGAAGTTCGGGTTCGCCATGTTTTGGCCTTCCGCCTTCGGGTAACCGTCGACGATCTCGCCGGCCTCGGAGGCAACCGTAGCCGGATCCACACCCGTGGCCTTGAGCACCGGCGCGGCAATGCCGTCCTCCTGCTGCAAAATGGCCTCAAGCAAGTGCGCCGGACGAATATCCGGGTTGCCGGCGCTGGAGGCGCGCTGCAGTGCCTGCTGGATCGCCTCCTGCGTTTTCGTTGTCGGGTTGAACGATGCCATAATGCGCATCCTTCCTTTCTGTCTCAATTCATGATTTGTTGTTACACCCGATGCAACGCACGACAAGTTGAGTCTGTTCCACTCAACCCAAAGATTTTTTCAGGCACGCCAAAGAGCAGAAGCTAACTATTGTTGATCATCTTCGCGCGGGAGATCCCGCCACCTTGCGCCGCGCCACCTTGCTCCCCGCCACCTTGCGCCGCACCACGCTTCTTCGCGGGCACCCACCCAAAAGCAAACGCTGCGATCAACACAGCCAAAGAAATAACAAACGACGCCCACCCGAAGCCCGTCGTAAAGCCTGCGATCACCGCGATCGGCGCCAGGATCGTCATACCGATCTCGAAAGGCGCGAAACCGACATAGGCCACCCCATACTCGTTGAGCGTGCCGGACTTCAAACGCGGATCCACCATCTTCAACAACGCAATGCCGGTGGCCACCGCAGCCGTTGCCCAACCCCAGCCGAAAATGCCGCGCTCAAGCCACTGCTCACCGAAAAACAGCGGACCGGCCCACAACATCCACGCCACACAAAAAACGACACCAAGGAGAAACAACACCACCAGCGCCTGCCAGTAGTCGGCAAGTGCCGCCGG
The Corynebacterium sp. BD556 genome window above contains:
- a CDS encoding DUF4265 domain-containing protein, whose translation is MQPTTTIITRVAVPGIENEQLAAHQLGGNKFVVASVPFVDTTLALGDIVECVVLNRQYHVDRVLLRGGASTVRILPNEEQPQDIAETLLAFGCRVEMGPGGMLAASIGADCPREGITQWLDGLEDEGVIQLAPGYTA
- the clpB gene encoding ATP-dependent chaperone ClpB, whose protein sequence is MASFNPTTKTQEAIQQALQRASSAGNPDIRPAHLLEAILQQEDGIAAPVLKATGVDPATVASEAGEIVDGYPKAEGQNMANPNFNRDALNAINTAQELAGELGDEYVSTEVLLAGIARGNDQAAELLKKRGATYDVLKGAFPSVRGNKKVTSQDPEDQFQALEKYSTDLTARAREGKIDPVIGRDSEIRRVVQVLSRRTKNNPVLIGEPGVGKTAIVEGLARRIVAGDVPESLKGKTLISLDLGSMVAGAKFRGEFEERLKAVLDEIKSSNGQIITFIDELHTIVGAGASGDGAMDAGNMIKPMLARGELRLVGATTLDEYRQYIEKDAALERRFQQVYVGEPTVEDTIGILRGLKERYEVHHGVRIQDSALVAASELSNRYITNRFLPDKAIDLVDEAGSRLRMEIDSSPQEIDELERVVRRLEIEEIALQKESDAASLERLQVLRQELADQREALGEMKARWANEKSEIDRVQQAKEELEKLRNESEIAEREGDYAKVSELRYGRIPELEQEVAQAESQAEANNRTMLTEEVTPDVIAEVVSSWTGIPAGKMMQGETEKLLNMEAVLGNRVIGQHEAVTAVSDAVRRSRAGVADPNRPIGSFLFLGPTGVGKTELAKALSEFLFDDEAAMIRIDMSEYGEKHSVARLVGAPPGYVGYDSGGQLTEAVRRRPYSLILFDEVEKAHQDVFDVLLQVLDEGRLTDGQGRTVDFRNTVVILTSNLGAGGSREQIMDAVRAHFKPEFINRLDDVVVFEPLSSQQLVGIVDIQLRQLAQRLSGRRLTLQVSDAAKSWLGERGYDPAYGARPLRRLIQQAIGDRLAKELLAGYVRDGDTVFVDVAEGGQSLTVDAA